The following proteins are co-located in the Malus sylvestris chromosome 13, drMalSylv7.2, whole genome shotgun sequence genome:
- the LOC126597551 gene encoding homeobox protein knotted-1-like 6, with translation MEEMYGLQSTADYGDKGFESTTEYDDRGALMTPENLILPLDYHSLLHSSVAFREHNHHQHQREAMFGSNDIVLYSAASEAASTIIAQREEDVFGAIKTRIASHPTYPRLIHAYIECQKVGAPPEIASFLDEIRRENGLYKKQGDYSCNSSSMSSSTCLGADPELDEFMETYCDILVKYKSDLSRPFDEASSFLSKIETQLTNLCTSSSAHASSSVRTLCDEGGGMSSDEDFSGGGIDVQEAQQGGEDRDLKDRLMRRFGSHLSTLKLEFSKKKKKGKLPKEARQTLLDWWSTHYKWPYPTEADKIALAESTGLDQRQINNWFINQRKRHWRPSENMQFEVMDNLTGPFFTNE, from the exons ATGGAGGAAATGTACGGATTGCAATCAACGGCCGACTATGGGGACAAAGGGTTTGAATCAACGACGGAGTACGATGACAGGGGGGCGTTGATGACTCCGGAGAATCTGATACTGCCGCTGGATTACCACAGCCTTCTGCACTCGTCCGTAGCCTTCCGCGAGCACAATCACCATCAACATCAACGGGAGGCGATGTTCGGATCGAACGACATCGTGTTGTACTCGGCAGCGTCAGAAGCTGCTTCGACGATAATCGCGCAACGCGAGGAGGACGTGTTCGGCGCCATCAAAACCAGAATCGCGTCTCATCCGACGTACCCTAGGCTCATTCACGCATACATCGAGTGCCAGAAG GTTGGGGCGCCGCCAGAAATAGCGAGTTTCTTGGACGAAATCCGACGAGAAAACGGCTTGTACAAGAAGCAGGGAGACTACTCATGTAATTCTAGTTCGATGTCGTCCTCCACATGTTTGGGAGCCGATCCCGAGCTCGACGAGTTCATG GAAACCTATTGCGACATTTTGGTGAAGTACAAATCAGATCTATCCAGGCCTTTTGATGAAGCCTCCTCTTTTTTGAGCAAGATCGAAACGCAACTCACAAACCTCTGCACTTCATCATCTGCTCATGCCTCTTCCTCCGTTAGAACCCTCTGcg ATGAAGGTGGTGGCATGTCATCGGATGAGGATTTCAGCGGAGGCGGAATAGATGTGCAGGAAGCTCAACAAGGAGGTGAAGATCGAGATCTCAAGGATCGGCTTATGCGTAGGTTTGGCAGTCATCTCAGCACCTTGAAGCTCGAAttctccaagaagaagaagaaaggaaagctGCCTAAAGAAGCAAGGCAAACGTTACTTGATTGGTGGAGTACGCATTATAAATGGCCCTATCCAACG GAGGCTGATAAGATTGCACTGGCCGAATCAACGGGGCTAGATCAAAGGCAAATTAACAACTGGTTTATTAATCAGCGTAAGCGTCACTGGAGACCATCGGAGAACATGCAGTTTGAGGTGATGGATAATCTTACTGGACCATTCTTTACAAATGAATGA
- the LOC126597542 gene encoding cysteine-rich receptor-like protein kinase 2 isoform X1: MKKCNVSILSQHLLPLKILLLLGMAVGDPRTKTVQIMCANQREHNTTVFVPNFVSNMANISEQMQTSGFGVAVTGSGPDTNYGLAQCYGDLSLLDCVLCYAEARTVLPQCFPHTGGRIFLDGCFMRSENYSFYEEFRGSEDSVECGNTTRKSSAFGASARQVVKRAVESAPSNRGYARGEVSVSGTANESAYVLADCWRTLDESSCRQCLENASASMLGCLPWSEGRALYTGCFMRYSDTDFLNKEMGNGSSRGTTIVIVVAVVSSLVVLVVGVAIGFYIWKHRYIQKKRRGSYDAEKWAKTLNDSSLNFKYSTIEKATGSFDIVNKLGQGGFGTVYKGVLADGREIAVKRLFFNNRHRAADFYNEINIISSVEHRNLVRLLGCSCSGPESLLVYEYLPNRSLDRFIFDQERAKTLNWERRYEIIVGTAEGLAYLHDNSKTRIIHRDIKASNILLDSRLRAKIADFGLARSFEEDKSHISTAIAGTLGYMAPEYLAHGQLTEKADVYSFGVLILEIITGRQNNRSKSAEYSDGIVTITWKHFQAGTVEELYDPNLMLQNCHDNVKDEIFRVVQIGLLCTQESSSLRPTMSKALQMLTKKELHLPAPTNPPFIDEKTMELNDHGDDQCYPLNADGASSVASVSHSSFYPR, encoded by the exons atgaagaaatgcAACGTTTCAATTCTTTCCCAACATTTGCTTCCGCTGAAGATCCTCCTGTTACTAGGAATGGCTGTCGGAGATCCAAGAACGAAGACGGTCCAAATAATGTGCGCCAACCAACGTGAGCACAACACAACCGTGTTTGTTCCGAATTTTGTCAGCAATATGGCAAACATCAGTGAACAAATGCAAACTTCCGGCTTCGGAGTGGCAGTCACCGGTTCAGGCCCCGACACCAACTACGGCCTAGCTCAATGCTATGGAGACCTTTCTCTTCTAGACTGTGTGCTATGCTACGCCGAGGCGCGTACAGTGCTTCCCCAATGTTTTCCTCACACTGGGGGTCGGATTTTCCTCGACGGTTGCTTCATGAGGTCTGAAAACTATAGCTTTTACGAGGAGTTTAGAGGATCGGAAGATAGTGTTGAGTGTGGGAACACCACGAGGAAGAGTTCGGCGTTCGGAGCCTCGGCAAGGCAGGTTGTGAAGCGTGCGGTTGAGTCTGCGCCAAGCAACCGAGGATATGCAAGGGGTGAGGTGAGCGTGAGTGGGACGGCAAACGAGTCAGCTTATGTGTTGGCTGATTGCTGGAGAACTTTGGATGAGAGCTCTTGCAGACAGTGTTTGGAAAATGCATCTGCATCAATGTTGGGATGCTTGCCTTGGTCCGAGGGGCGAGCGTTGTACACCGGGTGCTTCATGAGGTATTCAGACACAGATTTTCTCAACAAGGAAATGGGAAATGGAAGCTCCAGAG GTACCACCATTGTCATAGTAGTTGCAGTTGTCAGCTCCTTGGTAGTTTTGGTAGTTGGAGTAGCCATCGGATTTTATATCTGGAAGCACAGATatatacaaaagaaaagaagag GATCATATGATGCAGAGAAGTGGGCGAAAACCCTAAACGACAGTAGCTTAAACTTCAAGTACTCAACAATTGAAAAGGCGACGGGGTCTTTTGACATTGTCAACAAGCTTGGACAAGGAGGTTTCGGAACTGTTTATAAG GGAGTTCTGGCTGATGGGAGAGAGATTGCAGTGAAGAGGCTTTTCTTCAACAACAGACACAGAGCAGCAGATTTCTACAATGAAATCAACATTATAAGCAGCGTGGAACACAGAAACTTGGTCAGGTTGTTAGGCTGCAGTTGCTCGGGACCTGAAAGCCTTCTCGTCTATGAATACCTACCGAACAGGAGTCTTGACCGCTTCATCTTCG ATCAAGAAAGAGCTAAAACACTTAACTGGGAGAGGAGATATGAGATCATTGTTGGAACAGCAGAAGGTTTAGCCTACCTTCACGACAACTCGAAAACAAGGATCATTCACAGAGACATAAAAGCGAGCAATATACTTTTGGATTCAAGGCTTCGTGCTAAAATTGCAGATTTTGGTTTGGCCAGGTCTTTCGAGGAAGATAAGAGTCACATCAGCACAGCAATTGCAGGAACATT GGGATACATGGCTCCAGAATACCTAGCTCATGGCCAGTTGACAGAAAAGGCAGATGTCTATAGCTTCGGAGTGCTTATATTGGAGATCATCACTGGAAGGCAGAACAACAGGAGCAAATCTGCAGAGTACTCAGATGGCATAGTTACAATT ACCTGGAAGCACTTTCAAGCAGGGACTGTAGAGGAACTGTACGACCCAAATTTAATGTTGCAGAATTGCCATGACAATGTTAAGGATGAGATATTCAGAGTGGTTCAGATAGGACTTCTATGCACCCAAGAGAGTTCCTCTTTACGACCAACAATGTCAAAGGCGCTGCAGATGCTAACAAAGAAGGAGCTGCACCTTCCTGCGCCCACCAATCCACCTTTTATAGATGAAAAGACCATGGAACTCAATGACCACGGCGACGACCAATGTTACCCTCTAAATGCAGATGGTGCTTCTTCAGTTGCGAGTGTTTCACATAGTTCTTTCTATCCAAGGTGA
- the LOC126597542 gene encoding cysteine-rich receptor-like protein kinase 2 isoform X2 encodes MAVGDPRTKTVQIMCANQREHNTTVFVPNFVSNMANISEQMQTSGFGVAVTGSGPDTNYGLAQCYGDLSLLDCVLCYAEARTVLPQCFPHTGGRIFLDGCFMRSENYSFYEEFRGSEDSVECGNTTRKSSAFGASARQVVKRAVESAPSNRGYARGEVSVSGTANESAYVLADCWRTLDESSCRQCLENASASMLGCLPWSEGRALYTGCFMRYSDTDFLNKEMGNGSSRGTTIVIVVAVVSSLVVLVVGVAIGFYIWKHRYIQKKRRGSYDAEKWAKTLNDSSLNFKYSTIEKATGSFDIVNKLGQGGFGTVYKGVLADGREIAVKRLFFNNRHRAADFYNEINIISSVEHRNLVRLLGCSCSGPESLLVYEYLPNRSLDRFIFDQERAKTLNWERRYEIIVGTAEGLAYLHDNSKTRIIHRDIKASNILLDSRLRAKIADFGLARSFEEDKSHISTAIAGTLGYMAPEYLAHGQLTEKADVYSFGVLILEIITGRQNNRSKSAEYSDGIVTITWKHFQAGTVEELYDPNLMLQNCHDNVKDEIFRVVQIGLLCTQESSSLRPTMSKALQMLTKKELHLPAPTNPPFIDEKTMELNDHGDDQCYPLNADGASSVASVSHSSFYPR; translated from the exons ATGGCTGTCGGAGATCCAAGAACGAAGACGGTCCAAATAATGTGCGCCAACCAACGTGAGCACAACACAACCGTGTTTGTTCCGAATTTTGTCAGCAATATGGCAAACATCAGTGAACAAATGCAAACTTCCGGCTTCGGAGTGGCAGTCACCGGTTCAGGCCCCGACACCAACTACGGCCTAGCTCAATGCTATGGAGACCTTTCTCTTCTAGACTGTGTGCTATGCTACGCCGAGGCGCGTACAGTGCTTCCCCAATGTTTTCCTCACACTGGGGGTCGGATTTTCCTCGACGGTTGCTTCATGAGGTCTGAAAACTATAGCTTTTACGAGGAGTTTAGAGGATCGGAAGATAGTGTTGAGTGTGGGAACACCACGAGGAAGAGTTCGGCGTTCGGAGCCTCGGCAAGGCAGGTTGTGAAGCGTGCGGTTGAGTCTGCGCCAAGCAACCGAGGATATGCAAGGGGTGAGGTGAGCGTGAGTGGGACGGCAAACGAGTCAGCTTATGTGTTGGCTGATTGCTGGAGAACTTTGGATGAGAGCTCTTGCAGACAGTGTTTGGAAAATGCATCTGCATCAATGTTGGGATGCTTGCCTTGGTCCGAGGGGCGAGCGTTGTACACCGGGTGCTTCATGAGGTATTCAGACACAGATTTTCTCAACAAGGAAATGGGAAATGGAAGCTCCAGAG GTACCACCATTGTCATAGTAGTTGCAGTTGTCAGCTCCTTGGTAGTTTTGGTAGTTGGAGTAGCCATCGGATTTTATATCTGGAAGCACAGATatatacaaaagaaaagaagag GATCATATGATGCAGAGAAGTGGGCGAAAACCCTAAACGACAGTAGCTTAAACTTCAAGTACTCAACAATTGAAAAGGCGACGGGGTCTTTTGACATTGTCAACAAGCTTGGACAAGGAGGTTTCGGAACTGTTTATAAG GGAGTTCTGGCTGATGGGAGAGAGATTGCAGTGAAGAGGCTTTTCTTCAACAACAGACACAGAGCAGCAGATTTCTACAATGAAATCAACATTATAAGCAGCGTGGAACACAGAAACTTGGTCAGGTTGTTAGGCTGCAGTTGCTCGGGACCTGAAAGCCTTCTCGTCTATGAATACCTACCGAACAGGAGTCTTGACCGCTTCATCTTCG ATCAAGAAAGAGCTAAAACACTTAACTGGGAGAGGAGATATGAGATCATTGTTGGAACAGCAGAAGGTTTAGCCTACCTTCACGACAACTCGAAAACAAGGATCATTCACAGAGACATAAAAGCGAGCAATATACTTTTGGATTCAAGGCTTCGTGCTAAAATTGCAGATTTTGGTTTGGCCAGGTCTTTCGAGGAAGATAAGAGTCACATCAGCACAGCAATTGCAGGAACATT GGGATACATGGCTCCAGAATACCTAGCTCATGGCCAGTTGACAGAAAAGGCAGATGTCTATAGCTTCGGAGTGCTTATATTGGAGATCATCACTGGAAGGCAGAACAACAGGAGCAAATCTGCAGAGTACTCAGATGGCATAGTTACAATT ACCTGGAAGCACTTTCAAGCAGGGACTGTAGAGGAACTGTACGACCCAAATTTAATGTTGCAGAATTGCCATGACAATGTTAAGGATGAGATATTCAGAGTGGTTCAGATAGGACTTCTATGCACCCAAGAGAGTTCCTCTTTACGACCAACAATGTCAAAGGCGCTGCAGATGCTAACAAAGAAGGAGCTGCACCTTCCTGCGCCCACCAATCCACCTTTTATAGATGAAAAGACCATGGAACTCAATGACCACGGCGACGACCAATGTTACCCTCTAAATGCAGATGGTGCTTCTTCAGTTGCGAGTGTTTCACATAGTTCTTTCTATCCAAGGTGA